The Phycisphaerales bacterium DNA window GAGTCCCTCCTCAACGTGCCGCCCCTCCGCCCGACCACACCTCACGGCATCACCGCGCACGCCCCCGCCTGCTCCCAACTTGTAATCACCTTCTCGCCCGGCCCGAGCGCCTCCAACCGCACCCGGGCTGACGCCCCCGTCACTACCCGCGGCAGCTCCAGCAGCAGCACCCCCATCTGCGAGCTCGGCCCCACACGAATCCAGGCCCTCTGCTCAGCCGGCGTGACCGGAGGCTCGTCTTTAAGCTGGTACTCCACGACCACCAGCGCCAGGTACGGCGCGGCCTCCGTCCCGCCCGTCCGCGTCGGACCCACCACGCACCCGACCACGCTCGGCTCGGCACCCTGCGGGAACAGCGCCAGCTTCGCCGGGAAGGCCTGCCGGCAGTACCGCTCCCATTGATCGCGCTCCACCCGCCCCTGCGCCCATGCGGTCTCGACCAGCTCGCCCCACCACGGCGCCCACCGAGCGCCATGCGGCTCGCCCTGCCGCGTCAGACCTTCCTCCACCAGGCCGCGCAGGTGGTCGTCACTGACCTGGCCCATCTCAAGTCGGCGGGTCCATCGCGGAGCGGCTGTCCGCGCGGGCGTCCCGGACCAGCACCGACTCCAGGGTCACCCACTGGGGCTTGAACCTGCGGACCAGTTCAGAGTTGTACAGGAGGGTCTGGCCGAGAGCGAGCAGCATGAGCAGCACGCCGAGGGCGACCAGCCACCCGCGCCGTTCGCGCCGGCCGCGCCATGGAGCAACACGGGCAAGGTCGGGCAGCCCGCACCGGACCGCTCGCCGAGCTCGAACCCGCATCGGGCGCAGGTGATGGCCGCGCCAACGCGCCGGCCACGGAGTCCGAGGGCCAGCATCCACGCTCCCATGGCGGCGTTGACGCACAGCAGCCCAATGCACACCCAGGTCCAGACCCAGCTCATGAGGCTGAGCTTACCGGCGCTCGACAGGAACATCGGGCACCACGAGCTCCCCGTTGCAGACTTCCTCGATGTCCACCGTCGATTCAGCGTGCATGGGGTCGGCCCGCAGAACGACGTCAACGCGTTTGGCACCGAAGTCCGCGGGCATCAGACCGCCTACCCCGTACCCGATGGGCTGGCTCGCGGTGACGCTCGCGATCCGCCACTCCTTGACGGTGCCATCGGGCTGCCGCTCGACCGCGAACGCGGTGAACGCGACCGGCATTGGGACGCTGGAGAAGAACACCGTGAGATCAAGGGAGCGCTGCTCCTTGTCAAACAGCTTGTAAGGCGCGCTGACGCGCAGGGTGGCCGATTGGATCCTGAACTGCTCGCGCAGCTCGGGGCGGTCCACCATCGTCACCGAGGACCGACCCCGTGGCAGGACCTCGACGAGCTGCTCGTGGGTGAGCTCGTAGCGCTCGCTGCCGATGCTGAGACGGGTGACCGCCGCGGCCTTCCAGGTCCCGGGCGCCAGGGGCGTGTCGCCAACCTGCACGAGACCGCCAAGTGACGCGGCGCCGGCACCGCCGATGATCAGGCCGCCGCCGCCGGGGACGCGTTTCGTGACCACAGCCCCTCCGGGCCCGGTAAGTACAACGTCGATTCCCTTCACTTCGATTCGATAGGTGGCATTCGCGGCCCCGCGGCCCGGGAGATACCGCAGCCGGTACGGCAGGTTTTTCCCCGACTCGACGCGACCACGCAGCTGCAGCGTTGGTTGGCATTGGTTGAGGACGAACTGCCGTTGTTGCTCGGGCGAGAGCTCGCCCGATGCATGGGCGTCCATTAGCAGGTCGCCCCAGAGCGGTGCCCATTGCATGCTCGGATCGCCCTGGCGCGCGAGGCCGTGCAACACGAGGGTTCGGAACTGTTCGATAGGAAGGGTTCCGCCGGCGCGCCTCGCCAGCAACTCCTTCAGCACCCCGTCATCCGGAGGCCCCGCGCTGGTCGCCTGCTGCACCAGCAGCCAGTGAGGTTTGACGGTGTTCCAGTCGAACCGAGCCGCGGCGCTCCAGATGGCGAGGCCCGCGGATCCCAGCCCGAACAGCAGCAGAAGACCGCCGACGACAAGGAACCCGGGGCGTTTGCGGCGTGCGCCGTGCTGGATCACGCCTTCGTCGAGCAGGCCCGCGCCGCACTCCGGGCACACGCCTTCACCGCCCGCGAGCACGCGCTCCGCGATGCCGGCGAGGTCGAACCCGCAGCGGCCGCACACCGGGCGCGTGTCGATCCGCTTGCCCCGCAGCCCTCGCCAGAGCAGGTAACCGCCGAGGATGATCCCCGACCCGCCAAGCCACAGGACCCACAGCCACGTGTTCACGCCGCCAGCGTAGCGGATTGCTCAGCGGAGCGAGCCGGCGCACGCGCGCGACCAGAGGCCGCGCAGCATCGCGGCGAAGCGGTCGGCGTACCCGGGCTCGTCGCAGATGGGTGACGCGAGCAGGCATGGGCGCAGCGTGCGGCGGAGCTCCGCGCGACGTTCCACATCACGGGCCAGCGGGACCGCGGTGGCGATAAACTCCTCTTCGTCCGCCGCGATGAGTTCCTCGAGCCCCACGTTGGTGAGCAGCGACACGCCCACGCGCGACGCGTGCATCGGGCCGGCCATGGTGACGACCGGCACGCCCATGTACAGGGCGTCGCAGGTCGTCGTCGTTCCGTGGTAGGGGAAGGTGTCAAGGGCGACGTCCACGCGCCCGTAAGTCGCGAGGTGCTCGCGCATGCTGGCCTGCTTGGAGACGAGCTCGAACTGCTCGGGCCGGTAGCCCAGGCCAACGAGACGCGCCCCCATGGACTCGCGGATCTCGGCCTGGATGAGGCCGTGGTTCTTGAGGAGCAGGCGCGATCCCGGCACCGCGTCCAGCACACGCTTCCATCGCCGCAGCAGCGGGTCGTTGATCTTCTGAAGCACGTTGAACGAGCCGAAGACCACGCCGCCCTCTGCGCCGCCGGTGCCGCGCAAGTTGGGCGTCAGCTCCGGCTGCGGAGCGTCGATGGGGGGGCGGTAGCACAGGAAGCTCGGGTCGAGCCTTACGAGCTCCTCCACGCAGTGGCTCTCGCTGCTCGGCGGGTCCGTGAGAGTGTCCACCACGCGAAAGTCGATGGTCCGCAGCCCGCTGGTGGCGGGGTAGCCGAGGTACGTGACCTGCACCGGCGCGGGGCGGTACTGCATCACCGCGAGGCGGCTGCTGTCGGTGTGGCCGCTCATCTCGATGAGGATGTCCACGTTGTCGCGCCGGATCGCTGCGGCCATGTCGGGGATCGAGAGCTGCGCGATGTCGCGCCACAGGTCGGCCTTGCCGCGCAGCCGCTCGGTCACCTTGTCGACGGTGAGCGTGGTGTAGTAGCAGGCGAGCTCGAGGTCGCGCGGGTGCCGCGCCTTCAGGTGCTCCAGCAGCGGCTCAAAGAAGAACGCGACCGAATGCGTGCGGAAGTCGCCGGAAAGAAAGCCCACGCGCACGCGGCGGGCGGGGTAGGGGTTGCGCACCGGCGGGCGGGCCGGCGTCGGCACCACGCGCTCCATGATCTCGCCGAAGCGGCGGTGCGCGCCCACGACTTCCGCGGGCGTGACGCCGGCGAGGTACGTGGTGGTCTGCGCCACGCCCGAGGCCACCGCTCCGTCGAGCGGGCGCAGCTGGGCCGTCTCGCGCATGAGGGCGTACGCCTCTTCACCGCGCCCGGTGTTGATGTAGGCCGCGGCGAGCGTGCTGCGGAGATCGCCATCAGCGGGCGTGTGCCTCAGCCCCTCGCGGCACTCGGCGATCACCTCCGCGAACCGGCTGTGCTGGAAGAGGATCTCGCACATCCCCGCACGGGCCTGGGCGTGCCCGGGGTCGACCTTGAGGGCCGCCCGGTAAGCGGCGGCGGCCGCGTCAGCCTTGCCAAGGTTGAAGAGGGCGTTGCCGTGGAACACGTGCAGGTCGGCGGTGCCCCCCAGCTCCGCGGCCCGTCCGGCGTAGAACGCGGCCTGATCGAGCTGCCCCGCCTGGTTCGCGGCGATCGCCAGCAGCCGGTGCACCTCCGGGTCGCGCGGCGTGCGCCGAAGCTGCCGTACCAGCAGCTGGCGGGCCCGCTCGTGCTCGCTGCGGGTCAACAGCTCCGCGGCCTGCTGGAGGGGCGTGGGCTTCAGCATCACTTCTTCGCGGGGGCGCGCCGCTTCTCGTGGCGGATGATCTCGCCAGTGGCGAGGTACACGACGTCCTCGGCAACGTTGGCCATCAGGTCGCCCACGCGCTCCAGCTCGCGCCCGACGCGGTAGACGTACATGCCGGTGGCGAGGTCGGCGTCGCTCTTGCCGCCAACCTTCATCATCTCCATGACCTCCTCGAACAGGCGGCGGTCCAGGGTGTCGATCACCTTGTCGGCGGTCACAATCTGTCGCGCAGCCTCCACGTCCTCGTCCATGACCGCCTGGATGAGCGAGTGGCACAGCGCGGGCACACGCTGGCCGAGCTCGGTGAGGGAGGTCGGCCACTTGATGGCGGCGGGCGCACCCTCGCGCTGGCGGGCCTCGGTGATCTTCTTGACGGCCTTGGCCACCGACGACGCGTGATCCGCGACGCGCTCGAAGTCGGCGTTGGCCCGCAGGATGAAGGTGAGCACGCGGAAGTCGCGGGCGAAGGGGTGGTGCAGCGCGAGGATCTCGTACGTTTCCTGCTCGATCGCGACCTCTTCGCTGTCGATGCGGTCGTCGCTGAGCCGCACGTTCATCGCGGCGTCCAGATCGAGTGGCCACAGCGCCGCCATAGCCGCCTCGAGCATCGAGACCGCCATCGTGCCCTCGCGGAGCAGTCGCCGCTTGAGCGCCAGGATCCGCCGGTCGGTGGTGAAGAGTGGGGCCCCGGGCTGGGGCGGCTGCTCGAAGGGCGGGGTCGGGGTCTGGCTCATGGTGGCTCCGGGTGGCTGCGCCATCTTAACAGTGTCGGGCCTGCGTGCGTCAGCGTTTCTTCCTGTCGGCATCGCGGCGCATGGCGTCGGCGAAGCTCAGCGACTTCTTAGCGCTTCCTTGACCGTCGGTGGCGGGGGCGGCCACCGGCGAGGCGGTGGGCGCGGCGACCAGACGCGGCTCCATCAGCCGCCGCTTGAGCACCGCCACCAGCGTGGTCGGCTCCATGTACTCCTCGGGCGGGCGGAAGTAGACCTCGCTGAGCTCGCCAACCTTGGGCGGCAGCACGCGGACGGTCGCCTCCTCGGCAGCGCGGGTTGCGGAGTTTGCCCGCAACCGCGACGCCACCGGCCCCGGGTCGCTCGCGAGCAGCACCACGTCCTTCTCGCGGATCGTGATGGTCTTCACCCCCAGCGAGTGCGCCAGCACCCGCACCTCCGCGAGGTCCAGCAGCCGCTCCGCGGCCTTGGGCGGGTCGCCGTACGCGTCGACAAGGTCCTTGCGGACCTGCGCGAGCGACTCGAGGTCTGGGGCTGTGGCGAGACGCCGGTACGCCTCCAGACGGCGGGCGTCGGAGGGGATGTACGACTTCGGAATAAGTCCGCTGACGCCGATCTCGATGCTGGTCTGGCTGGGCTGGGCGGGCTGCGGCTCGTTCTTCAGCGTGTGCACCGATTCCTCGAGCAGGCGGCAGTACATCTCGTAGCCCACGGCCGCGATGTGGCCCGACTGCTCG harbors:
- the phoU gene encoding phosphate signaling complex protein PhoU, whose product is MSQTPTPPFEQPPQPGAPLFTTDRRILALKRRLLREGTMAVSMLEAAMAALWPLDLDAAMNVRLSDDRIDSEEVAIEQETYEILALHHPFARDFRVLTFILRANADFERVADHASSVAKAVKKITEARQREGAPAAIKWPTSLTELGQRVPALCHSLIQAVMDEDVEAARQIVTADKVIDTLDRRLFEEVMEMMKVGGKSDADLATGMYVYRVGRELERVGDLMANVAEDVVYLATGEIIRHEKRRAPAKK
- a CDS encoding tetratricopeptide repeat protein, whose translation is MLKPTPLQQAAELLTRSEHERARQLLVRQLRRTPRDPEVHRLLAIAANQAGQLDQAAFYAGRAAELGGTADLHVFHGNALFNLGKADAAAAAYRAALKVDPGHAQARAGMCEILFQHSRFAEVIAECREGLRHTPADGDLRSTLAAAYINTGRGEEAYALMRETAQLRPLDGAVASGVAQTTTYLAGVTPAEVVGAHRRFGEIMERVVPTPARPPVRNPYPARRVRVGFLSGDFRTHSVAFFFEPLLEHLKARHPRDLELACYYTTLTVDKVTERLRGKADLWRDIAQLSIPDMAAAIRRDNVDILIEMSGHTDSSRLAVMQYRPAPVQVTYLGYPATSGLRTIDFRVVDTLTDPPSSESHCVEELVRLDPSFLCYRPPIDAPQPELTPNLRGTGGAEGGVVFGSFNVLQKINDPLLRRWKRVLDAVPGSRLLLKNHGLIQAEIRESMGARLVGLGYRPEQFELVSKQASMREHLATYGRVDVALDTFPYHGTTTTCDALYMGVPVVTMAGPMHASRVGVSLLTNVGLEELIAADEEEFIATAVPLARDVERRAELRRTLRPCLLASPICDEPGYADRFAAMLRGLWSRACAGSLR